A section of the Prochlorococcus sp. MIT 1341 genome encodes:
- a CDS encoding helix-turn-helix domain-containing protein has protein sequence MRFKSFWRSKNKPVAAFYSPDNISLESLRELGLLIRSRRESQGKTIAQLAVSTRISITVLEAIERGWIDRLPEPAYLSSMLALLEAQLEIQGGTLDSLLKATYERNKEFKSGKPLPFTPGNIDILTTWQGAIVYLFLMISSVFLLNQQHKHIAEINSISLRPFASNKSVSIPDSYETPLDQYKPVVSATRGSKKAWLDLASRVPKKLYNSGLLVINLTKARSISLRSSGGSKLELKEVIGKISLRIVPPLLIEINPPLPSTESIYWNGKKYSSDIRTPGVYRLPNDSDSFKTDSFDLPQKEPRS, from the coding sequence ATGCGTTTTAAATCATTTTGGAGATCAAAGAATAAGCCTGTTGCGGCTTTTTATTCGCCAGATAATATTTCTTTGGAATCGTTAAGAGAACTTGGCCTTTTAATCAGAAGTAGGCGTGAGAGTCAGGGAAAAACTATCGCACAGTTGGCTGTTAGTACTCGTATCTCTATAACTGTACTCGAAGCAATTGAAAGAGGTTGGATTGATCGTCTGCCAGAGCCAGCATATCTTTCTTCAATGCTTGCATTATTGGAGGCGCAGCTAGAGATTCAAGGTGGAACCTTAGATTCTTTGCTTAAGGCTACATATGAAAGGAATAAAGAATTTAAGAGTGGAAAACCTCTTCCATTCACGCCAGGTAATATTGACATCTTAACTACTTGGCAAGGAGCTATTGTTTATTTATTCCTTATGATTTCAAGTGTTTTTCTGCTTAACCAACAGCATAAACATATTGCAGAAATTAACAGCATTTCGTTAAGACCTTTTGCCTCAAACAAATCGGTTTCAATTCCTGATTCTTATGAAACACCTCTTGATCAATATAAGCCTGTTGTTTCTGCAACTCGAGGGTCTAAGAAAGCTTGGCTGGATTTAGCATCTAGAGTTCCAAAGAAACTTTATAACTCTGGGCTTTTGGTTATCAACTTAACTAAAGCAAGGTCAATATCTTTAAGAAGTTCAGGCGGCTCTAAGTTAGAGCTAAAAGAAGTTATAGGTAAGATATCACTAAGGATAGTTCCTCCACTATTGATTGAGATAAACCCTCCATTACCTTCTACTGAAAGTATTTATTGGAATGGTAAGAAATATTCTTCTGACATAAGGACTCCTGGGGTTTACCGACTCCCTAATGACTCAGATAGTTTTAAAACTGATTCATTTGATCTTCCCCAGAAAGAGCCTCGTTCTTGA
- a CDS encoding pseudouridine synthase: MPKLRLQKAIANSAICSRRKAEEYILQKRVSVNGKIATIGQTADPIKDLILVDGRKLPTPLPPRVFLLNKPLGLISSCKDQREKKSVLSLIPRNIRSGLHPVGRLDFDTRGVLLLTNIGDLTLRLTHPRYQHEKIYRALVNGKPSQDKLYRWRNGVVLDGRLTMPAFVKNLQFVDGKSLLEIRIREGRNRQIRRVAEVLGHQVLDLQRIEFSGICLGELREGSWRELHRTEWLHWLGPIS, encoded by the coding sequence ATGCCCAAGTTAAGGCTTCAAAAAGCAATTGCTAATTCAGCAATATGCTCAAGGCGTAAGGCCGAGGAGTATATACTGCAAAAGAGGGTTAGTGTTAATGGTAAGATAGCAACGATAGGTCAAACGGCAGATCCAATTAAGGACCTTATCCTTGTTGATGGAAGGAAACTTCCAACTCCGCTTCCTCCAAGGGTATTTCTATTAAATAAACCTTTAGGCCTTATAAGTAGTTGTAAAGATCAAAGAGAAAAAAAAAGTGTGTTATCACTTATTCCTAGAAATATTAGATCAGGACTACATCCAGTTGGAAGATTAGATTTTGACACTCGCGGAGTTCTTTTGTTGACAAATATAGGAGATTTGACATTACGGTTGACGCACCCAAGATACCAACATGAAAAAATCTACCGAGCTTTGGTAAATGGAAAACCATCACAGGATAAATTGTATCGATGGCGTAATGGTGTTGTGTTAGATGGGAGATTAACTATGCCAGCATTTGTCAAGAATTTGCAATTTGTTGATGGTAAGAGTTTATTGGAGATTCGAATTAGGGAGGGGAGAAACCGCCAAATAAGACGTGTAGCAGAAGTATTGGGTCATCAAGTATTGGATTTGCAAAGAATCGAGTTCTCAGGGATTTGTTTAGGAGAACTACGTGAGGGGAGTTGGCGAGAGCTCCATAGGACAGAATGGTTGCATTGGTTGGGTCCAATAAGCTGA
- a CDS encoding RpoD/SigA family RNA polymerase sigma factor: MGGSASQLNLDLVSSYLRDIGRVPLLTNDQEITLGRQVQELMSLEQLGTELELTNGEKPSFDELSKAAGISITQLKKKLKSGRRAKERMVAANLRLVVSVAKKYTKRNMELLDLIQEGTLGLVRGVEKFDPTRGYKFSTYAYWWIRQGITRALAEKSRTIRLPIHVTEMLNKLKKGQRELSQKLARTPSISELAKFVELKEEEVKELMYRASQPMSLEKKVGEGDDTILLDLLPGEESLPSEKVEADCMKGDLHALIDQLPEIQGLVLRKRYGIDGDDPMTLTGIGRDLGMSRDRARRLERDGLKKLKEKQIETDYFNAT; encoded by the coding sequence ATGGGTGGTTCGGCCTCACAACTAAATCTAGACCTGGTCAGCTCATATTTACGTGATATAGGTCGTGTTCCTTTGTTGACGAATGATCAAGAAATTACTTTAGGAAGACAAGTCCAGGAGCTGATGTCTCTTGAGCAGTTGGGCACCGAATTAGAACTAACCAATGGTGAGAAGCCCAGTTTTGACGAATTATCTAAAGCAGCAGGGATTTCCATTACCCAGCTAAAGAAAAAACTTAAATCTGGGCGACGCGCTAAAGAGCGTATGGTCGCTGCAAACTTGCGTTTGGTTGTCAGCGTTGCAAAGAAATATACGAAACGGAATATGGAGCTTTTGGACCTAATCCAAGAAGGTACTCTCGGATTAGTGCGAGGGGTAGAAAAGTTTGACCCTACTCGAGGCTATAAATTCTCGACATACGCCTACTGGTGGATTCGACAAGGAATAACAAGGGCATTGGCTGAGAAAAGCCGAACTATTCGTTTGCCTATTCACGTCACTGAAATGTTGAACAAACTGAAAAAAGGTCAAAGAGAATTAAGTCAAAAGCTTGCAAGGACTCCTTCTATATCGGAATTGGCGAAATTTGTTGAGCTAAAAGAAGAAGAAGTCAAGGAATTGATGTATAGAGCTAGTCAACCAATGAGTTTGGAAAAGAAAGTAGGAGAGGGTGATGACACGATCCTGCTTGACTTACTTCCAGGAGAAGAAAGCCTACCTAGTGAAAAAGTCGAAGCTGATTGCATGAAAGGAGATTTACATGCATTAATTGATCAGTTACCAGAAATACAAGGTCTTGTATTGCGAAAGAGATATGGGATTGATGGAGATGATCCCATGACCCTTACTGGTATCGGGAGAGATTTGGGAATGAGTCGTGATCGAGCAAGGAGACTAGAGAGAGATGGCTTAAAAAAACTAAAGGAGAAACAAATAGAGACCGACTATTTCAATGCCACTTAA
- a CDS encoding AarF/ABC1/UbiB kinase family protein — MRKPLKPLASNTLTCYDPKGDFIWLICRPLIWLPRLIQVSSSFLIFVVNLLIYGSSQKERVQRNLAQNLFSTFTSLGPCFIKLGQALSTRPDLVRRDWLEELSNLQDNLPPFPQDVALDIFENELGISPYKIFKDFRGEPVAAASLGQVYKARLYRNYWVAVKIQRPNLEFIIRRDLVLIRFFGKISAPFLPLNLGFSLTEIIDEFAQSLFEEIDYEQEARNAERFSNLFSENPTITIPKVEYSLSSKKVITTSWIEGVKLRSREDLEAHHLDPKAIIRTAVISAIQQLLEFGYFHADPHPGNIFALRGKSGKLGHLAYVDFGMMDSISDYDRISLVSAVVHLINRDFCELANDFKILGFLSPSTDIKPIIPVLENVLGAQLIDSVNSFNFKKITNQFSALMYDYPFRVPARFALIIRAVVSQEGLALRLDPNFRILAIAYPYVVKRLLMGDTEEMIEILLEVIFDSDGHLKLQRIESLLSILTNPNSDSKDELLPLAASVLKLLLSEDGSKLRKAFLMALIKDDRIDVSDFKKLIRLLKQKIGNEFSLGTSS; from the coding sequence TTGAGGAAGCCGTTAAAGCCATTAGCAAGTAATACTTTGACTTGCTATGACCCAAAGGGTGATTTTATATGGCTTATATGTAGGCCATTGATATGGTTGCCTCGATTAATTCAAGTAAGTAGTTCTTTCCTTATATTTGTTGTTAACCTTCTTATATATGGCTCTAGTCAAAAAGAACGTGTTCAGAGAAACCTTGCTCAGAATCTTTTTTCTACTTTTACAAGTTTAGGACCTTGTTTTATTAAACTTGGCCAGGCACTGTCGACAAGACCAGATTTAGTTAGGCGTGATTGGTTAGAGGAATTAAGCAATCTTCAGGATAATTTACCCCCTTTTCCACAAGATGTTGCCTTAGACATTTTTGAAAATGAACTTGGCATAAGCCCTTATAAAATTTTTAAAGATTTTCGAGGCGAACCTGTTGCTGCTGCAAGTCTCGGACAGGTTTACAAGGCAAGGTTATATAGGAATTATTGGGTTGCTGTTAAGATTCAACGTCCAAATTTAGAATTTATAATCCGGCGTGATTTAGTTTTAATAAGATTCTTTGGAAAAATTTCAGCTCCTTTCTTGCCGTTAAACTTAGGTTTTAGTTTAACAGAAATTATAGATGAATTTGCTCAGAGTCTTTTTGAAGAAATTGATTACGAACAGGAAGCAAGAAATGCAGAAAGGTTCTCTAATCTCTTTTCAGAGAATCCGACTATAACTATACCTAAAGTAGAATACTCTCTTTCTTCTAAAAAGGTTATTACAACAAGTTGGATTGAAGGTGTTAAATTACGAAGTAGAGAAGATCTTGAGGCTCACCATTTAGATCCTAAAGCTATTATTAGGACAGCAGTAATAAGTGCTATTCAACAGTTATTAGAATTTGGATATTTTCATGCTGACCCTCATCCAGGGAACATATTTGCTTTAAGAGGTAAGTCTGGAAAGTTAGGACACCTGGCATATGTTGACTTTGGAATGATGGATTCAATTAGTGATTATGATCGTATTAGTCTCGTGTCAGCAGTCGTTCATCTTATTAACCGAGATTTTTGTGAATTAGCAAATGATTTTAAAATACTTGGCTTCTTAAGTCCTTCGACTGATATAAAGCCTATTATTCCTGTATTAGAAAATGTTTTAGGGGCTCAATTAATAGACTCTGTTAATTCATTTAACTTCAAAAAAATCACAAACCAGTTTTCAGCGTTGATGTATGACTATCCGTTTCGTGTTCCTGCTAGATTTGCATTAATAATTCGTGCTGTTGTAAGTCAAGAGGGGTTAGCACTAAGGCTTGATCCTAATTTTAGGATACTTGCAATTGCATACCCTTATGTTGTAAAGAGACTTTTAATGGGTGATACCGAAGAGATGATAGAAATTCTTTTAGAAGTTATTTTTGACTCAGATGGTCATCTTAAGCTTCAAAGAATTGAGAGCTTGCTTTCAATTTTAACGAATCCGAATTCCGACTCTAAAGATGAGTTACTTCCATTAGCCGCATCAGTTTTGAAGCTATTACTTAGTGAGGATGGCTCAAAACTAAGGAAAGCTTTTCTTATGGCACTTATAAAAGATGACAGAATTGATGTGTCAGATTTTAAGAAGTTAATTAGGCTATTAAAACAAAAGATTGGCAATGAATTCTCATTAGGAACTAGTTCTTGA
- a CDS encoding aminotransferase class I/II-fold pyridoxal phosphate-dependent enzyme, whose protein sequence is MRLLPLLTQLHTKSRSLHLPAHGRGLALPKDLIALLKKKPGLWDLPELNEIGGPTEKNGIIAESQSFVANAMGVKNAWYGVNGATGLLQVGLLSMTKPGGKVLMPRNTHKSLIHACVLGNLSPVLFDIPFLPDRGHYSPPDLNWLEQVLEQLTKDDIQIDAAVLIHPTYHGYAKDLNPLVKLLQKKGVPVLVDEAHGSYLAGNIDNDLPASSLGSGADLVVHSLHKSACGLNQTAVLWLQGNKINPNQIEKNLECLQTTSPSALLMASCDSAIRELLSAKALKNLQQRLYEARIIYSQLIERGVPLLTTQDPLRLILHTAPHGINGLIADGWFIEHGLVAELPEPGCITFCLGMVRHKGLSNFISRKWFQLLDSVGPTNPLGPFECPPNGLLTIPSISPTKAWFSKKQKVKLKEAIGRISAELICPYPPGIPLVIPGMYLDMNLVHWLLKQRLFWSNQISDEISVVCREETLI, encoded by the coding sequence ATGAGACTTCTTCCTTTGTTGACGCAACTTCATACCAAAAGCAGGTCTCTACACCTCCCGGCACACGGTCGTGGTCTCGCGCTCCCAAAAGATCTAATTGCATTACTCAAAAAAAAACCTGGTTTATGGGACCTACCTGAACTAAATGAGATTGGAGGCCCTACTGAAAAAAACGGAATAATCGCCGAAAGCCAATCATTCGTAGCTAATGCGATGGGAGTTAAAAACGCATGGTACGGAGTAAATGGAGCAACTGGTCTCCTTCAAGTTGGCCTTCTTTCAATGACAAAGCCAGGAGGCAAGGTATTAATGCCGAGAAATACTCATAAAAGCTTGATCCACGCATGTGTTCTTGGAAATTTATCTCCGGTTCTTTTCGACATTCCTTTCTTGCCTGATAGAGGCCATTATTCTCCTCCTGATCTAAATTGGCTAGAACAAGTTTTGGAACAACTTACAAAGGACGATATCCAAATAGATGCTGCTGTATTGATTCACCCTACTTACCACGGGTATGCAAAGGACTTAAATCCATTAGTCAAGCTTCTGCAAAAAAAAGGAGTGCCTGTCTTGGTAGACGAAGCACATGGATCATATTTGGCAGGCAACATCGACAATGACCTGCCTGCATCCTCTCTAGGGTCAGGAGCGGATCTAGTTGTTCACTCATTACACAAGTCCGCTTGTGGGCTAAATCAAACTGCAGTCCTTTGGTTACAAGGCAATAAAATTAATCCCAACCAAATAGAAAAAAATCTTGAGTGCCTACAAACAACAAGTCCAAGTGCCCTATTAATGGCTTCTTGTGACTCTGCAATCCGAGAATTACTTTCTGCGAAAGCCTTGAAAAATTTACAGCAACGGCTCTATGAAGCAAGAATAATCTACTCACAATTAATTGAACGAGGAGTACCACTACTAACTACACAAGACCCTTTACGACTAATCCTCCATACGGCACCACATGGTATTAATGGCTTAATCGCTGATGGTTGGTTTATTGAGCATGGACTAGTGGCTGAGCTTCCTGAACCTGGATGTATCACGTTCTGTCTAGGAATGGTTCGGCATAAAGGTCTTTCAAATTTCATTTCTCGTAAGTGGTTTCAGCTTCTAGATTCTGTTGGACCAACAAACCCACTAGGTCCATTTGAATGTCCCCCTAATGGATTGCTGACAATTCCATCAATATCCCCTACAAAAGCCTGGTTCTCAAAGAAACAAAAGGTGAAATTAAAAGAGGCTATTGGCAGAATTTCAGCAGAATTGATATGTCCTTACCCTCCAGGAATCCCCTTAGTGATTCCTGGCATGTACCTTGACATGAACTTAGTTCACTGGTTATTAAAACAACGATTATTTTGGTCCAATCAGATATCCGATGAGATCTCAGTTGTTTGCCGTGAAGAAACTCTGATCTAG
- a CDS encoding phosphatidate cytidylyltransferase — MAPVSPNNRLKSGLAAGAFGLLIVGLGGWWFTFAVSLIVHLALLEFFRMAQFAGIRPATKTTLLACQLLIFSTQLAAIGILSTDFTSAVLPLSGAAICGWLLLQPITGSIADIAVSIFGLFYLGFLPSHWLKLRNITSPDLTPNLTLITERWVDFLTPGMTITLMACLIIVSSDIGSYFLGKNYGRLPLSPISPGKTIEGAIGGGICAIIMGGINGSIIGWPYGFLIGGILGGLVALFALVGDLTESMMKRNAGLKDSGAALPGHGGILDRIDSYLFTPAVVYYSINLVLPLFFANN, encoded by the coding sequence ATGGCACCAGTCTCACCAAACAACCGACTAAAAAGCGGTCTTGCTGCCGGAGCTTTTGGCCTTTTGATTGTTGGTCTAGGAGGCTGGTGGTTCACCTTCGCAGTAAGTTTGATAGTTCATCTAGCCCTTTTAGAATTTTTTCGAATGGCTCAGTTTGCGGGGATTCGACCTGCCACTAAAACAACTCTTTTAGCATGTCAATTATTAATATTTAGCACACAATTGGCGGCAATTGGAATTTTATCTACTGACTTCACTTCCGCAGTTCTACCATTATCGGGTGCGGCTATTTGTGGATGGTTGTTACTGCAACCAATAACAGGTTCAATTGCTGATATAGCGGTATCAATCTTTGGATTATTTTATCTTGGCTTCCTTCCCAGCCATTGGCTAAAACTTAGAAATATTACCAGCCCTGATCTTACTCCGAATTTAACTCTGATAACAGAAAGATGGGTTGATTTCTTAACTCCAGGAATGACCATCACCCTCATGGCTTGCCTAATAATTGTTTCGAGTGACATTGGTTCATATTTTCTTGGGAAAAACTATGGGCGACTTCCTCTTTCACCAATCTCACCAGGAAAGACTATTGAAGGGGCGATCGGCGGAGGAATTTGCGCAATCATTATGGGAGGCATAAATGGCTCAATAATCGGATGGCCATATGGATTTTTAATCGGAGGAATACTAGGCGGATTAGTGGCATTATTTGCACTCGTAGGAGACTTAACCGAGTCAATGATGAAAAGGAACGCAGGTCTTAAAGATTCAGGTGCGGCACTTCCCGGACATGGTGGGATCCTTGACAGAATTGACAGTTATCTTTTTACTCCAGCAGTTGTCTACTATTCAATAAACTTAGTCTTACCATTGTTTTTTGCAAACAACTAA
- a CDS encoding DUF2993 domain-containing protein, with translation MNDSPGSKSDPLLNILAKGLKIWIRSKCESVADLSLVINGSGLELLRGNLSGVSVNAREISFRGLQIDDVEIQSNSLKLSYNLKKINKLVSLNEPFHINGCIKLSNAGINEFFSSESFNNLGQTVLDKLFGSVSFFKANIKDDSLFLKVIKDTNSEMIEDRFTIRSDNKTILIFNECKEFSLPMDSSISIKTAYIYQDSLCIDAEAEVRP, from the coding sequence ATGAATGATTCCCCAGGGAGCAAATCAGATCCATTACTAAATATCTTAGCTAAGGGATTAAAAATTTGGATTCGTTCCAAGTGTGAATCGGTAGCCGACTTATCTTTGGTCATAAATGGATCAGGTTTAGAGTTGCTTCGAGGTAATCTTTCAGGGGTATCTGTTAATGCTAGGGAGATTAGTTTTCGGGGACTCCAGATTGATGATGTTGAGATTCAAAGCAATTCGTTAAAGCTTTCTTATAATTTAAAGAAAATAAATAAGCTTGTTTCACTTAATGAGCCCTTTCACATTAATGGGTGCATTAAACTTTCTAATGCTGGCATTAATGAATTTTTCTCCTCTGAATCATTCAATAATTTGGGGCAGACAGTTTTGGATAAATTATTCGGAAGTGTCAGTTTTTTTAAGGCGAATATTAAGGATGATAGCCTTTTCTTAAAAGTTATAAAAGACACAAATTCAGAGATGATTGAGGATAGGTTTACTATTAGATCTGATAATAAAACAATTCTAATTTTTAATGAATGTAAAGAATTTTCCTTGCCAATGGATAGTTCGATATCAATTAAGACAGCTTATATTTATCAAGATAGTCTTTGTATTGATGCGGAAGCAGAAGTTAGACCTTAG
- a CDS encoding alpha/beta fold hydrolase: protein MSPTNQKLSDQVSSGEVLFRELTKELIDPLAKDLAQEVKWIPLKGISSKTDNYPVVITGQGNPLLLLHGFDSSFLEFRRLVPLLKKNHLLIIPDLYGFGFCPRPVDVDFGPEAIFQHLRELLERVIPFSRPVGLIGASMGGAVAMELGRRYPERIQRLLLLAPAGLTGKPMPLPPGLDQLGVWFLSRPFVRRSLCRQAFSDPDLSVGEKEEQIASLHLSVPGWGRSLSSFARSGGMANCGSPLPDKAINVIFGKNDRILSSTIKKQVHKLLDPNVEELKDCGHLPHLDCPEFVARRWLEFSRSV from the coding sequence TTGAGCCCTACAAACCAGAAACTATCCGATCAAGTCTCTTCAGGAGAGGTCTTATTTAGAGAACTCACTAAAGAATTAATTGATCCTTTGGCTAAGGACTTAGCTCAAGAAGTTAAATGGATTCCTCTTAAAGGTATTTCATCCAAGACTGATAATTATCCAGTCGTGATTACCGGACAGGGGAACCCTTTACTTCTCTTGCATGGTTTTGATAGCAGCTTTCTTGAATTCCGTCGCCTTGTGCCTTTGCTGAAGAAAAATCATCTATTGATCATTCCTGACTTATACGGATTTGGATTTTGCCCTCGACCAGTTGATGTTGATTTTGGGCCAGAAGCCATTTTTCAACATCTTCGAGAGCTTTTGGAACGAGTCATTCCTTTTTCAAGGCCTGTTGGTTTGATTGGCGCTTCAATGGGAGGCGCAGTCGCTATGGAGTTGGGAAGAAGATATCCAGAAAGAATTCAAAGATTGCTTTTATTGGCACCAGCGGGACTTACAGGTAAACCTATGCCATTGCCCCCAGGTTTGGATCAATTAGGTGTTTGGTTTCTCAGTAGACCTTTTGTGAGAAGATCATTGTGTAGACAAGCTTTCTCTGATCCTGATCTGAGCGTAGGAGAGAAGGAGGAACAAATCGCTTCTCTTCATTTGTCTGTACCTGGCTGGGGCAGGTCTCTTTCTTCTTTTGCCCGTTCTGGAGGCATGGCTAATTGTGGAAGCCCGCTGCCGGATAAGGCTATAAATGTGATTTTTGGGAAAAATGACCGTATTCTGAGTTCAACTATAAAAAAACAAGTTCATAAACTCTTAGATCCAAACGTAGAAGAACTTAAGGATTGTGGTCACTTGCCCCACCTGGATTGCCCAGAATTTGTAGCGAGAAGATGGCTTGAATTTTCTAGATCTGTATGA
- a CDS encoding iron-containing alcohol dehydrogenase → MRNFSKNNIAPNVVFRGEGAWVEGRKIIPDLCRRPLFIGRSQDTFDLRNNLFEDLRGMCLEPFFAELENDCCEEDLSLLENIMKDHSSDGIVAAGGGKVLDSGKLLANRLDIPCITVPLSASTCAGWTALSNIYSAKGAFIKDVVLNTCPQLLIFDHSLVRTAPTKTLASGIADAIAKWYEASVSSGSSDDGLVQQAVQMARVLRDQLLLDGTRALQDIHSKEWIRVAEACSITAGLIGGIGGAKCRTVGAHAVHNALTQLDSPCKSLHGEKVGFGVLVQLRLEELLGGNHLAGQARKQLIQLFKQLNLPTSLESLGYENLDKITLKEVCNFACRPGSEIHYLPFEVNQDALLIALLEAGEKDVPKLPLKV, encoded by the coding sequence TTGAGAAATTTTTCTAAAAATAATATTGCACCAAATGTTGTTTTCAGAGGTGAAGGAGCATGGGTAGAGGGCCGAAAAATAATTCCTGATTTATGTAGGAGGCCTCTATTTATTGGAAGAAGTCAAGATACATTTGATTTGAGAAATAACCTCTTTGAAGATCTGAGAGGAATGTGTTTAGAACCTTTCTTCGCTGAGCTAGAGAATGATTGTTGTGAAGAAGACTTGTCTTTATTAGAAAATATTATGAAAGACCACTCTTCTGATGGAATTGTTGCTGCAGGAGGAGGTAAAGTTCTTGATTCAGGAAAACTTCTTGCTAATCGATTAGATATTCCCTGTATTACTGTTCCATTGAGCGCATCTACCTGTGCAGGATGGACTGCTTTGTCAAATATCTATTCAGCTAAAGGTGCTTTTATAAAGGATGTTGTTCTTAATACTTGTCCTCAGCTTCTGATTTTCGATCATTCTCTTGTAAGAACAGCTCCTACAAAAACTCTTGCAAGTGGAATAGCAGATGCGATTGCAAAATGGTATGAGGCATCTGTAAGCAGTGGCTCAAGCGATGATGGACTTGTTCAACAGGCCGTTCAGATGGCAAGAGTGTTGCGAGATCAATTGTTATTGGATGGTACAAGAGCCTTGCAAGATATACATAGTAAAGAATGGATACGTGTTGCTGAGGCCTGTTCTATCACAGCAGGTTTGATTGGTGGAATTGGAGGTGCTAAATGTAGAACAGTTGGGGCACATGCAGTACATAATGCATTAACACAGTTAGACTCTCCCTGTAAATCTCTACATGGAGAAAAGGTAGGCTTTGGAGTCTTAGTGCAGTTAAGACTTGAAGAGTTATTAGGAGGAAACCATTTGGCAGGGCAAGCTAGAAAGCAGTTAATCCAACTATTTAAACAACTTAATTTACCTACATCTCTTGAATCTCTTGGGTATGAGAATTTAGATAAAATTACTCTTAAAGAAGTTTGCAATTTCGCCTGTAGGCCTGGATCAGAAATTCATTATCTTCCTTTTGAAGTTAATCAGGATGCTTTACTTATTGCCTTGTTAGAAGCTGGTGAAAAAGACGTGCCTAAACTTCCCTTAAAAGTTTAG